One window of the Cryptomeria japonica chromosome 7, Sugi_1.0, whole genome shotgun sequence genome contains the following:
- the LOC131044778 gene encoding protein SRG1-like: MASSVTNAGESFSSPNWGTHFVAVESVQELAQKKPNDIPERYIRSEDERPSSTPLPSLLTVPVIDMEKLLLASDNHERQKEMDILSKACIEWGFFQVVNHGIPHSLIDRMRGVANEFFGLSFEEKQKYAPQPGDAQGYGNMFVVDEKQKLDWGDLMALALMPKKLVNLALWPTTPSDYRNTLERYSTHVEKVAQIILSLFAENLQLRSDYFKGKFGEDSMMTMRMNLYPPCPRPDLVLGLSPHSDGSAITLLLQDDQVEGLHVRKNNEWIPIQPTPYALVINIGDLIEVMTNGRYKSIEHRAMTNKEKTRLSIATFYHPSLDEEVAPANNLVDEKNPSLYKKFKHQEYIHYYMSKQLNGKKSLADFAKICE, encoded by the exons ATGGCTTCCTCTGTAACCAATGCCGGTGAATCCTTCAGTAGTCCAAACTGGGGTACCCATTTTGTTGCTGTGGAGAGTGTGCAAGAACTTGCACAAAAGAAACCCAATGACATTCCAGAGAGATACATCAGATCAGAAGATGAGAGGCCATCTTCAACACCACTTCCTTCTCTCTTGACAGTTCCTGTAATCGACATGGAAAAGCTTCTCTTGGCCTCTGACAACCATGAAAGACAGAAGGAGATGGACATTCTTTCAAAGGCCTGCATAGAGTGGGGCTTCTTTCAG GTTGTGAACCATGGAATTCCACATTCTTTGATAGATCGCATGAGAGGAGTGGCTAATGAGTTCTTTGGTCTTTCCTTCGAAGAGAAGCAAAAGTATGCTCCGCAACCGGGAGATGCTCAAGGCTATGGTAATATGTTTGTGGTTGATGAAAAACAGAAGTTGGACTGGGGCGACTTGATGGCTTTGGCACTTATGCCTAAGAAACTTGTCAACCTAGCTCTGTGGCCAACCACGCCATCGGACTACAG AAATACATTGGAGAGGTACAGTACTCATGTGGAAAAGGTAGCTCAGATTATCTTGAGTTTATTTGCTGAAAATTTGCAATTAAGGAGTGATTATTTCAAAGGCAAGTTTGGAGAAGATTCAATGATGACTATGAGAATGAATTTGTATCCGCCTTGTCCTAGACCTGATCTAGTGTTGGGGTTAAGCCCTCATTCAGATGGAAGTGCCATAACACTTTTGCTTCAAGATGACCAAGTAGAAGGCCTTCATGTTCGCAAGAATAATGAATGGATTCCTATTCAGCCTACTCCTTATGCTCTTGTCATAAACATTGGTGACCTAATAGAG GTAATGACAAATGGGAGGTACAAGAGCATAGAACATCGAGCAATGACAAACAAGGAGAAAACAAGATTATCTATTGCTACGTTTTACCACCCTAGCTTAGATGAAGAAGTGGCCCCTGCAAATAACCTTGTGGATGAAAAAAACCCCTCCCTATACAAGAAATTCAAACATCAAGAATATATTCACTATTACATGAGTAAACAACTCAATGGGAAAAAGTCACTCGCTGACTTTGCCAAAATATGTGAATAG